The following proteins come from a genomic window of Nicotiana tomentosiformis chromosome 12, ASM39032v3, whole genome shotgun sequence:
- the LOC138902853 gene encoding uncharacterized protein has product MTMTRKTTTSQRRDTTVGEGTNRVPPVDGPQSEAQGETPTQPLPAPPPPEEIPRDTTHPVPPPLPSDPDLRSAVHLLTKLVATQQQARESASVGSSEGSGSSRVQDFIALSPPEFTGTDHREDPHDFINQLHRIFRVMHATEKEAVELIAF; this is encoded by the coding sequence ATGAcgatgactaggaagactacgactAGTCAAAGGAGAGACACAACAGTGGGTGAAGGGACCAACAGGGTGCCACCAGTAGATGGGCCCCAGTCTGAggcccaaggcgagacccctactcagccattaccggctcctccaccacctgaggagattcctagggataccacacatccagttccccctccacttccatcagatccgGACTTGAGGAGTGCAGTGCATTTGCTGACaaagttggtagctacccaacaACAGGCTAGGGAATCAGCTAGTgtaggatcttctgaggggtctggtaGTTCAAGGGTCCAAgattttattgctttgagtcccccagagttcacggggacagatcataGGGAGGACCCGCATGATTTCATaaatcagcttcacaggatctttcgggttatgcatgccacggagaaagaggcagttgagctaatAGCTTTTTGA